In a genomic window of Elusimicrobiota bacterium:
- the gap gene encoding type I glyceraldehyde-3-phosphate dehydrogenase, translating into MGVKVGINGFGRIGRLVARAILERKDKNLELAAINDLTDSKTNAHLLKYDSIHGRFSEDVKAVSEEEILVGGKKIKVLKKTDPAELPWKDLGIEVVVESTGLFTVKKDGVNKKGKLVKGAENHITKGGAKKVIISAPAEGEDITIVLGVNEDKYDPKNHHVISNASCTTNALAPVAKVLNDKWGIVKGLMTTIHSYTNDQRIQDMYHSDLRRARAAAVSMIPTSTGAAKAIGLVIPELKGKLDGFAIRVPTPNVSIVDLTVQLGKNATAEEINAALKEASEGKMKGYLGYEEQPLVSIDFNHCDISSVVDAKLTKVIDGNFAKVIAWYDNEWAYSNRVVDLIGYLVKKGL; encoded by the coding sequence ATGGGAGTAAAAGTAGGCATCAATGGATTTGGAAGGATAGGGAGGCTGGTAGCAAGAGCTATCCTTGAAAGAAAAGACAAAAATCTGGAACTGGCAGCAATCAATGATCTAACCGATTCAAAAACAAATGCTCATCTTTTGAAATATGATTCGATACACGGCCGGTTTTCCGAAGATGTAAAAGCTGTCAGCGAAGAAGAAATCTTGGTCGGCGGGAAAAAAATCAAAGTTTTGAAAAAAACTGATCCAGCCGAGCTGCCTTGGAAGGACTTAGGGATAGAAGTTGTGGTTGAATCCACGGGACTTTTCACTGTTAAAAAAGACGGGGTAAACAAAAAGGGCAAGTTAGTCAAAGGGGCCGAAAATCATATTACAAAAGGCGGGGCTAAGAAAGTTATTATTTCTGCTCCTGCAGAAGGGGAAGATATCACTATTGTTTTGGGCGTTAATGAAGATAAATATGATCCCAAAAATCACCATGTTATTTCCAATGCGTCTTGCACTACCAACGCTTTGGCTCCCGTGGCTAAGGTTCTAAACGACAAATGGGGAATTGTTAAGGGTTTAATGACAACCATTCATTCATATACAAACGATCAAAGAATTCAGGATATGTATCATTCAGACTTAAGGCGCGCAAGGGCTGCGGCAGTATCCATGATCCCGACTTCTACAGGAGCTGCAAAAGCAATAGGCCTAGTTATACCTGAACTAAAGGGCAAGCTTGACGGTTTTGCAATCCGAGTCCCTACACCAAATGTGTCAATAGTAGACCTTACCGTTCAGCTCGGCAAGAATGCAACCGCAGAAGAGATAAATGCGGCTCTTAAGGAGGCATCGGAAGGAAAAATGAAAGGATATCTAGGATATGAAGAACAGCCTCTTGTTTCAATTGATTTCAATCATTGCGATATAAGTTCCGTCGTTGACGCGAAATTAACAAAGGTTATTGACGGCAACTTTGCAAAAGTTATTGCCTGGTATGATAACGAATGGGCTTACTCAAATAGAGTGGTAGACCTAATCGGTTATTTAGTGAAAAAGGGCTTATAA